The Streptomyces sp. 11x1 genomic sequence GCCGACGACGGCCTGACGCTTGCGGGTCCGCCGCGCCGGTACCGCCCGCCGCAGATGCTCCAGGGTGCCGTCCCTGGGCTCGATCTCCGCCACCGCCTGGTGCAGGAGATTGCGCAGCACCAGTTCGTCGGAGTCGAACGCGCCGAGACCCTTCGCCCCCGAGCCGTTCAGCACCGCACCGTTCAGCACCGCACCGTTGAGCGCGGGGCCATCCGGCGCGGGGCCATCCGGGGTCGCGTCGTCCGTACTCGGGTCAGCCGAATTCAGGTCGGCCGAACGCGAGTCGTCCTCACGCGAGTCGTCCGGAGCGTGGCCTTCGAGATCCTGGCCCTCGGGGTGGGGGCCTTGTTCTTCGGGGCCGTGATTCACAGTTCCGTTCCCAGCGTGCGATTGCGTTTCTTCGTGCTCCTCGAGCCCGCGCCCCCCGACGCGCCCGTCCCGCCCGCGCTGCTCCGCGCGTTCGTCCTCGCGCTCCTCGGCGCGTTCGTCCTCGTCCCGGCGCCCCCAGGAGGCACGCCTCCTGGGGGCGAGCTCGTCCCGACCGCCCGGCCCGCCGTGCCTGTCGGGTCCGTCGTCCTTGCCGCGCGTGCTCATGCGGGCGCCTCCATGGCGACGCGCAGTGCCGCGATGCCCCGGGAGCCGTACGCCTTCACCGAGCCCAGCGATATGCCGAGCGCCTCGGCGACCTGGGCCTCGGTCATGTCGGCGAAGTAGCGCAGCACGAGAACCTCGCGCTGCCGCCGCTGGAGCCCCTTCATCGCCTTGATGAGCGAGTCGCGCTCCAGCTGGTCGTACGCGCCCTCCTCCGCGCTCGCCATGTCGGGCATCGGCTTCGACAGCAGCTTCAGGCCGAGGATCCGGCGGCGCAGGGCGGAGCGCGAGAGGTTCACGACCGTCTGGCGCAGATAGGCGAGCGTCTTCTCCGGGTCCCGGACGCGCTTGCGCGCCGAGTGCACGCGGATGAACGCCTCCTGGACGACGTCCTCGCAGGAGGCGGTGTCGTCGAGGAGGAGCGCCGCGAGACCGAGGAGCGAGCGATAGTGAGCGCGGTACGTCTCGGTGAGGTGGTCGACCGTCGTACCGGAGGCCGGCACCGTCGACGTGTCGTCCGCGCCGTCGCGCTGGCTGGGTATGCGGGTCGGCCGCGTCGCGGGCATCGGCGCGATCACCGGCATGCCGCCGGCCGAACCGGGCATGCGGGGACGGCGGGGTGGACGCAGGGCGGTGCCCCTCGTCTGTACCGCGGTGAAATCGAGTACCTCTGCCACGCCTGTTGGACGCGCATCCCCCCGTCGGGGTTGTACGAGACAGGCATCACTTTTGCGTCAGACCGCACATGTGTCCGTATGGCATGGGCGCTGGTCGGTATGGCGGCCACGTCCGTCGGCACGCAGCGCGCAGCCATCGGTACGACCCACCGAACACCGGACAGCGCGTCGAACGCCCTCATGCGTACCAGCTCTTCCCCTATGCCCCAAGTGGTGGCGCCCAGCCCCGCCGAAGGGCGCCCGGTAAAGACGCTCCCCGTGCGTCGCGCGGTTGCGGCGGACGGGGAGAAAAATCCTCGATCACCGGGAGGCCTGAATCAACCCGGAAATCCGGCGGCGGTACGGGCGGAAATCGTCCGTCCGTGGAACCGTCGACCCGAAGAACTTACACGCCACCGCTGACAGGGGCCGACGCCGCGGGGGCGGGGAGTGCGGGTTCGTCGGCGACCGCGGGCCCGGTGGGGCTTCTCGCGCAGTTCCCCGCGCCCCTGAAAAGCCGGGGCTGCGCCCATGCTTTTCATCCAGCGGCCCCGCCGCCTTCCAGACCCACAGGGCCGCCGCTTTCCAGACCCGCGGGGCCGTGATCTTCCAGGCCCGCAGGGCCGGTCTTTCAGGCCCGCAGGGCCTGATCTTTTAGGGGCGCGGGGAACTGCGCGAGAAGCCCCACCGACCCGCACCCGCCAAAGCGACCCGCGCCCCCGAGCGACTACGCGCCCTTGACCACCAGTTCAGCCACCTGAACCGCGTTCAAGGCGGAGCCCTTGCGCAGGTTGTCGCCGCAGACGAAGAGTTCCAGGGCCGTCGGGTCGTCCAGGGCCCGGCGTACGCGCCCGACCCAGGTGGGGTCCGTGCCCACCACGTCGGCCGGCGTGGGGAACTCCCCCGCGCCCGGATCGTCGTAGAGGACGACCCCGGGGGCCGTGGCGAGGATCTCCCGCGCCTTGGCGACCGTGACCTCGCCCTCGAAGCGGGCGTGCAGGGTGAGGGAGTGCGCGGTGACCACCGGCACCCGTACGCAGGTCACGGCGACCGGGAGCTTCGGCATTCCGAGGATCTTGCGGGACTCGTCCCGCACCTTCATCTCCTCCGAGGACCAGCCGTCCGCGCGGAGGTCCCCGGCCCATGGCACCACGTTGAGCGCCACCGGCTCCGGGAACGGCCCGGTGCTGTCGCCCACGGCCCGCCGTACGTCGCCGGGGGCGGTCCCCAGCTCCGTGCCGGCGACCAGGGCGATCTGTCGGCGCAGGGTGTCCACGCCGGCCCGGCCCGCGCCGCTGACCGCCTGGTACGAGGAGGCCACCAGCGCGCGCAGCCCGAACTCGGCGTGCAGCGCGCCGAGCGCCACGATCATGGAGAGGGTCGTGCAGTTGGGGTTGGCGACGATCCCGCGCGGCCGGTTCCGGGCGGCGTGCGCGTTCACCTCGGGGACGACGAGGGGCACCTCCGGGTCCATCCGGAAGGCGCCCGAGTTGTCGACGACGACCGCGCCCCGGGCCGCCGCGACCGGGGCCCACTGCTCGGCGACCTCGTCGGGGACGTCGAACAGGGCGATGTCGACCCCGTCGAAGGAATCCTCCGACAAGGCCGACACCTCGACCTGCTCCCCGCGCACGGTCAGCTTGCGGCCGGCCGAGCGCGGGGAGGCGAACAGACGGATCTCGCCCCAGATGTCCGCGCGGTGGGACAGGATCTGGAGCATGACGGTGCCGACGGCCCCGGTCGCGCCCACGACCGCGAGCGTCGGCCTGCCGGCACGCCCGGCATCGACCGCCATCAGCGACCGATGCCGAGACCGCTACGGGCACCGCCACCGATGCGTACGCCGGCACCGCCGTCGTACGCCCGGTACGAACGGACCGTCATCGTCCGGTGCCTCCGTAGACGACGGCCTCGTCGCTGTCGGAGTCGAGCCCGAAGGCGGTGTGCACGGCGCGCACGGCCTCCGGCACGTCGTCGGCGCGGGTGACGACCGAGATGCGGATCTCGGAGGTCGAGATCAGCTCGATGTTCACACCCGCGTCGGACAGTGCCTCGAAGAAGGAGGCGGTGACGCCCGGGTTGGTCTTCATCCCCGCGCCGACCAGGGAGATCTTGCCGATCTGGTCGTCGTAGCGCAGCGAGTCGAAGCCGATGCCGGCCTTGTTCTTCTCCAGCGCGTCGATGGCCTTGCGGCCCTCGGTCTTGGGGAGGGTGAAGGAGATGTCCGTCAGCCCGGTCGTCACGGCGGAGACGTTCTGCACCACCATGTCGATGTTGACCTCGGCGTCCGCGATGGCACGGAAGATCGCGGCGGCCTCGCCCGGCTTGTCCGGGACGCCGACGACCGTGACCTTGGCCTCGGAGACGTCGTGGGCGACTCCGGAGATGATGGCGTGCTCCACCTTGTGGTCCCCTTGCGACTCTGGCTTCTCGTTGCTGACCCAGGTGCCCGGCAGTCCGGAGAAGGACGAGCGGACGTGGATCGGGATGTTGTAGCGGCGGGCGTACTCGACACAGCGGTGGAGCAGCACCTTCGAACCGGACGAGGCCAGTTCGAGCATGTCCTCGGAGGAGATCCAGTCGATCTTCTTCGCCTTCTTCACGACCCGCGGGTCGGCGGTGAAGACGCCGTCGACGTCGGTGTAGATCTCACAGACCTCGGCGTCCAGCGCGGCGGCCAGCGCGACGGCGGTCGTGTCCGACCCGCCGCGACCGAGGGTGGTGATGTCCTTCTTGTCCGCGCTGACACCCTGGAAGCCGGCGACGATGGCGATGTTGCCCTCGTCCAGCGCGGTCCGGATGCGGCCGGGCGTGACGTCGATGATCCGGGCTTTGTTGTGGACCGAGTCGGTGATGACGCCTGCCTGGCTACCGGTGAACGACTGGGCCTCGTGGCCCAGGTTTTTGATCGCCATGGCCAGCAGCGCCATGGAGATACGCTCTCCGGCGGTCAGCAGCATGTCGAACTCACGCCCGGCAGGCATCGGTGACACCTGCTCGGCGAGATCGATCAGCTCGTCCGTCGTGTCGCCCATCGCGGAAACGACGACGACCACCTGGTGGCCGTTCTTCTTCGCTTCCACGATCCGCTTGGCGACGCGCTTGATGCCCTCGGCATCGGCTACGGAGGAGCCTCCGTACTTCTGCACGACAAGGCCCACGTGCGCTCCTCGCTCCGTTTCAGTCCCTTATCCGCACATACACACGCACTCACACGTGCTGCGGCGGTCGGCTCAGTCTATCGAGCGGTCGAATATCCCTTCCTTGGTACCGCATGGTGAGATGTCCCGCTCACCCTTTGATCACCTGGTTTTTCTCCGGACCTTCCACCGGTTTCGCCCGGCTTCTCGTCCGGAGCCTCGACCGCTCCGGGAACGTCCCTGCCCAGGCCGCCGCCGAACAGTCGGCGCGGACGGGGAAAAGTGCCTGGAGTCACACTCCGGCCCACCGAGGGCCCTTCCGCCGAGGGAACCGCAACTTTCAAGCATTAAGGTCGTGGCCGTGCGCGTACTTCTGGTGGAAGACGACGAGCCGGTCGCCGAGTCCCTGCGACGAGGGCTCCTGCGGTACGGCTTCGAGGTGCAGTGGGTCAACACAGGCGGGGCGGCGCTGTCGTACGACGGCCCGTACGACGTCGTCCTCCTGGACCTCGGGCTGCCCGACACCGACGGCCTCGACGTCTGCAAGGCCCTGCGGGACCGCAGCCAGGTGCCGATCATCGTGATCAGCGCCCGGAGCGACGAGACGGACCGGGTGGTCGGGCTGGAGCTCGGCGCCGACGACTACGTCTCCAAGCCGTTCGGTGTGCGCGAGGTGATCGCCCGGATAAGGGCGGTGATGCGCCGGGTGCAGCCGCGCGCCGCCGGCACGCCCGCCGCCGGCCCCGACCGCTACGGCCCCCGCCTCACCGTCGACCGCAAGGCCGCGCGCGTCCACCTGGACGGCACGGAGGTGGCACTGGCCCCCAAGGAGTACGACCTCCTCGCCTTCCTCACCGAGGAGCCGGGCGCGCTGATGTCGCGCGAGCAGATCATGGAGGCGGTCTGGGACGCGAACTGGTTCGGCCCGACGAAGACGCTCGACGTCCATGTGGCCGCGCTGCGGCGCAAGCTCGCCGGGGCGATCACCATCGAGGCGGTGCGGGGCGTGGGGTTCCGGCTCGTCGTCGACGAGGGCGCGGGCAGCGACGGCAGTGAAGGCTCGGGCGCCGACGGCAGTGAGGGCCCGGGCGCGTCATGATCCGTCAGCTCATCCGCAGCTACGTCCTCCTCGTGGCCGTGGCCATCGCGTTGTTCACCGTGCCGGTGGCGTTCACGCTCACGAATCAGCTGCGGGGCGACACCGAGCTGTCCGTCAAGCGTGAGGCCGAGACCATGGCCAAGCTGCTGGGCACCGACGACGTCGCCGCGTGCGAGGCCCTCACGCAGATGGCCAAGGCGTACACCGACGACGACGCCGAGGTCCAGGTGTCCGCCACGAACGGCTGCGGGCCCGAGGGCTTGGCGGCACCGGTCCGGGACGCGGCCCTGACCAGGGCCCTGGAGGACGGCAGGGCCACCACCGACTGGGGAGCCGACTTCATCTGGGGCGACAACCTGGTGATCACCGTCCCCGCCCATGAGCGCACGGCGGACGGGAAGGCGACGGATGAGGTCGTCGGCGCCGTACGGATCGTCTTCTCGACCGACCACCTCACCTACCGCCTCTGGACCATCTGGGGCTTCCGGGCGGCGCTGGCCGTCCTGGTCCTCGCGGCCGCCGCGTTCATCGGCGTGTTCGCCGCCCGACGGCTGACCGCTCCGCTGCGCCAGCTCAACGAGATGGCGAGCAAGATGAGCGACGGCGACCTGACGGCCCGCTCCCCCGTGACCGGTCCGCAGGAGACACAGACCCTGGCGCGGACACTGAACCAGGCGGGCGAACGGCTGGACACACTGATCGCGTCGCAGCGCATCTTCGTCGCCGACGCCTCCCACCAACTCCGCACTCCCCTCACGGCGTTGCGGCTGTCCCTGGACAACATCGCGGACGGGGTGGACGACGAGTTCGTCCGGGAGGACGTGGAGCAGGCGACGGCCGAGGTGGTCCGGATGAGCCGTCTGGTCAACGGTCTGCTGGTGCTGGCGCGGGCCGAGGCGAAGGTGACGGCGGCGGAACCGCTGTCCCTGCGGGACGTCATCCAGGAGCGCCTGGATGTGTGGAGACCGGCCGCCGACGAGCGCGGAGTCACCATCACGCTCAGGGGGAGTGCCGACGGCCGGCCGCTTGTGCTGGCCAGTCCCGGTCATCTGGACCAGGTCCTGGACAACGTGCTCTCCAACGCCCTGGAGGTCTCGCCGGACGGTGCGACGATCACGGTCTCGGTGGAGACCCGGGGCGACGAGGTGGTGCTGTCGGTGCTGGACGAGGGGCCCGGCATGTCGGACGCCGAGAAGTCCCGCGCCTTCGACCGCTTCTGGCGCGGTCAGGGCCTCACCGGGAAGTCCGGGTCGGGCCTCGGCCTCGCCGTCGTCAAGCAACTCGTCACCGACGACAACGGGACCGTGGCCCTCAAGGACGCGCCCGGGGGCGGGTTGTGCGTCGCGCTCACCCTGCGCGCTGCGCGCCACGGGGGTGGCTGAGCCGGGAGGTGGAGGGCTCAGCCACGCTCGTGAGGGCGGGTGCTCAGCCCTCGGGCATCGCCGACGAGTGGTGGTTCACGATCTTCCACACGCCGTTCCGCTTCTCGTACTCGTAGGTGTAACGAGCCTCGACGGCACGCTTCTTGCCGGTCTTCGGGTCGGTGAGCGTGAAGACGTACGAGCCGGTGTCGATCGCGGAGTCGCCGTCCAGGACGTTGATGATCGTCTTGGTCTTCTTGCCGACCGGCTTGTTCTCCAGGAAGTGGTCGAAGTAGTCGACGATGCCGGCGCGGTTCGTGCGGATCCTGTTGGAGACGGTCGGCAGGAGGACCGCGTCCTTCGCGTAGCGGTCCGCGACCTTCTTGGAGTCACCGGTCTGCAGCGCCTTGTTCCAGCCGTCGAAGAGCGCCGCGATCTCCTTCTTGGAGGGCTTCTTCGGCGCGGCCTCGGCTCCGGCCATGCTGACACCTGCGGTGACCGTGCCGGCGGTGACCAGAGCGGTGGCGGTGACGATGGCGGCACGTATCCGGTTCTTGCGGGTCATCGCGATCTCCCGTGCGAGGTTGATGAGTTACTGCCTCCGCTTCCGGTACGGCGGAAGTGACTCAAGATTCGCGCGGGGCGAGTTAGGGGCCGTGCAACGGACGTACAGCCGTGGGGCAGGGATCGTACAAAGCACACACCGTGACGCGACGTGCACCTCTGGTGCGGGGCTCACGGGGTAACAGACAGCCATGAGCGAAGTGCTGCTGAGCGAGAGTTTTCGTAGTGCGTCGGGAGCCGTGCGGTGGGGCACGGCCGGAGAGGCGGGTCAGGAGCCGGTCGTGCTCTGCCACGGCACGCCCTTCTCCTCCTACGTCTGGCGCGGTATCGCCCAGACGCTGGCCGACACCGGCCGGTACCAGGTGTTCGTGTGGGACATGCCCGGGTACGGCGAGTCGGACATGCACACCGGCCAGGACGTCTCCCTGGCCGCCCAGGGGCGGGTCCTCGCCGACCTGCTGAAGTGGTGGGGGCTGGGTGAACCCCTGGTGGTGGCCCATGACTTCGGGGGAGCCGTCGCCCTGCGGGCCCATCTGCTGCACGGGGCCCGCTACCGCGCGCTCGCCCTCGTGGACCCCGTGGCGCTGGCCCCGTGGGGGTCGCCCTCCTTCCGGCTGCTCGGCCGGCACGCCGACGTCTTCGAACAGTTGCCGCCCGCGCTGCACCGGGCCCTCGTGCGGGAGTACGTGAGCTCCGCCAGCGGCCCCGGGCTGCACCCGGCGGTCCTCGACCGGCTCGTCCAGCCGTGGCTCGGCGAACACGGTCAGCCCGCCTTCTACCGGCAGATCGCCCAGGCGGACCAGGCCCACACGGACGAGATCCAGGACCGGTACGGGGAGATCGGCCTCCCGGCGCTGGTGTGCTGGGGCGAGGACGACCGCTGGATCCCGCTGGCGAAGGGGCGGGAGCTGGCCGACCGCATCCCGGGGGCGCGCTTCGTCCCGATCGCGGGCGCGGGACACCTCGTCCAGGAGGACGCACCCGCCGAACTCGCGGGCGCTCTACTGGCGTTCCTCGGAACCGTCGCCTGAGTCGGGTCCGGCCTAGAAGCGTCCTGAAGATCTTGAAAATGCGCCCGGCTTGCCCTACTTGATGGCGATTGACATTTACCGGCAATCCAGGGTGAGTCGGGCGGCCAGAGCAAGATCTTCAGCGGTCTCCTAGGCCCTGTCGTCACATTCCCGCCTGCCCCGCGGCGCCATGCACGCGCTCTCGACGCACCGGGCACCGACCCGATTACGTCCAGTACGCGGGTCAGTGCCCGGCACGCCGAGAGCACGCTCCCCCGGCCTCGGCTGCGCTCGACCGGGAGGTACCCCCACGACGCCGCGGGGCCGCCCTTCGGGCGACGACGGGAATGTGACGACAGGGCCTAGAGGGTCCCGAGCGCCGGGGCGAACGCGATGAGCAGGGGGAGCAGGGCCAGCAGGGCGGCGGCCGTCGTGGTGGCCGCGCGGCGGGTGCGGTCGAGGCGGGGCGGCGGCTCCAACAGCCGCTCCACCCGGTCGCCCAGCAGGCGGCGGGTGTTGGAGCAGCTCAACACGCCCCGGTGCTGGTTGAGTTCGATGAGGGCCAGGGCGGTGGTCAAGTGCCCGCAGCGACGGGAGGCCGTGTCGTCGGCGGCGAGTTCGACGAGGCGGTGGGTCTGGTCGGCGAAGTGGGCGAAGAGGGGGATGCGCGGGAAGCCCGTGGCGAGGGCGGTCGAGAGGTGGAGCAGCCAGTCGTGGCGGGCGCGGGCGTGACCCAGTTCATGGGCGAGCACGGCGTCCAGCTGACGGTCGCTCAGCTTGCCCAACGCGCCCGTGGTGACGACCAGTCGGGGCGGCGCACCCGGCATGAGCCACGCGTCGGGATACTCGTCCTCCAGCACCAGCAGCGGCCCCTTCGCCTGCGGCAGGCCCGCCGGGAGATCGGGGGCCCGCTCCCGCAGGTGCGCACGGCGCAACCGCCGACGACGCCGGGCCTCGACCAGCTCCCGGGCCAGCATCGCACCGCTCCAGGCCGCCCCCAGGGCCAGCACCAGCGTCAGTACGGCCGTCCAGGGCGGCGCGGCCGTGAGGTCGTACGCGGCGGTCACCGCCGGGGGCGCGGGGGCGAAGGCATGCGTCCGAACCGTCTCGAACACGGCTGCCGCGCCCAGCACCAGCGCCGCGAGACAGCTCAGCAGGGCCGCCGCCACCAGGCACTGCCACGTCCACAGCGCGACCACGGGTTCCCGCTCGGGCCACCTGGCCCTCAGCAGCGCACGGGGACCCACCACGGCGGCGGTCAGAGCCACGGCGACGAGAAGCAGCAGGAGAACGGTCACGTCACTGGGTCCGGTTCCTGTCGGGGGCGGGCGACGGCGCTTACGCTACCGCCGGTCCCCGCACCCGCAGCACCCCTTGGCGTGCCCCGAAGCGGGCGACGAGACAGGCGAGGCGGCAGGCGTTCGAGGCGGACGACGGACGGTGGACGGTGGACGGTGGAGCTACTTGACCTTCCTGCCCAGTCCCAGCGGCCCCGCGATCTCCTCCGCCATGACCTTGCCCGCCTCGAACTCCAGCGTCTCGTCGCCCATCAGTTCCTGGTCGGTGTCGAGGCCGTCCAGCTCGGCGAGGGGCTGGTTCAGGCGGACGTGCGCCACGAGGGACTGCAGGGCCCGCAGGGTCGCCGATGCCGTGGAGCCCCAGTTGGAGAAGTAGGAGAACTGCCACCACCACAGCGCCTCGGTGGTGCGGCCCGCGCGGTAGTGGACCATGCCGTGGCGCAGGTC encodes the following:
- a CDS encoding SigE family RNA polymerase sigma factor, with translation MAEVLDFTAVQTRGTALRPPRRPRMPGSAGGMPVIAPMPATRPTRIPSQRDGADDTSTVPASGTTVDHLTETYRAHYRSLLGLAALLLDDTASCEDVVQEAFIRVHSARKRVRDPEKTLAYLRQTVVNLSRSALRRRILGLKLLSKPMPDMASAEEGAYDQLERDSLIKAMKGLQRRQREVLVLRYFADMTEAQVAEALGISLGSVKAYGSRGIAALRVAMEAPA
- a CDS encoding aspartate-semialdehyde dehydrogenase; the protein is MAVDAGRAGRPTLAVVGATGAVGTVMLQILSHRADIWGEIRLFASPRSAGRKLTVRGEQVEVSALSEDSFDGVDIALFDVPDEVAEQWAPVAAARGAVVVDNSGAFRMDPEVPLVVPEVNAHAARNRPRGIVANPNCTTLSMIVALGALHAEFGLRALVASSYQAVSGAGRAGVDTLRRQIALVAGTELGTAPGDVRRAVGDSTGPFPEPVALNVVPWAGDLRADGWSSEEMKVRDESRKILGMPKLPVAVTCVRVPVVTAHSLTLHARFEGEVTVAKAREILATAPGVVLYDDPGAGEFPTPADVVGTDPTWVGRVRRALDDPTALELFVCGDNLRKGSALNAVQVAELVVKGA
- a CDS encoding aspartate kinase, with product MGLVVQKYGGSSVADAEGIKRVAKRIVEAKKNGHQVVVVVSAMGDTTDELIDLAEQVSPMPAGREFDMLLTAGERISMALLAMAIKNLGHEAQSFTGSQAGVITDSVHNKARIIDVTPGRIRTALDEGNIAIVAGFQGVSADKKDITTLGRGGSDTTAVALAAALDAEVCEIYTDVDGVFTADPRVVKKAKKIDWISSEDMLELASSGSKVLLHRCVEYARRYNIPIHVRSSFSGLPGTWVSNEKPESQGDHKVEHAIISGVAHDVSEAKVTVVGVPDKPGEAAAIFRAIADAEVNIDMVVQNVSAVTTGLTDISFTLPKTEGRKAIDALEKNKAGIGFDSLRYDDQIGKISLVGAGMKTNPGVTASFFEALSDAGVNIELISTSEIRISVVTRADDVPEAVRAVHTAFGLDSDSDEAVVYGGTGR
- a CDS encoding response regulator transcription factor, coding for MRVLLVEDDEPVAESLRRGLLRYGFEVQWVNTGGAALSYDGPYDVVLLDLGLPDTDGLDVCKALRDRSQVPIIVISARSDETDRVVGLELGADDYVSKPFGVREVIARIRAVMRRVQPRAAGTPAAGPDRYGPRLTVDRKAARVHLDGTEVALAPKEYDLLAFLTEEPGALMSREQIMEAVWDANWFGPTKTLDVHVAALRRKLAGAITIEAVRGVGFRLVVDEGAGSDGSEGSGADGSEGPGAS
- a CDS encoding HAMP domain-containing sensor histidine kinase; this encodes MIRQLIRSYVLLVAVAIALFTVPVAFTLTNQLRGDTELSVKREAETMAKLLGTDDVAACEALTQMAKAYTDDDAEVQVSATNGCGPEGLAAPVRDAALTRALEDGRATTDWGADFIWGDNLVITVPAHERTADGKATDEVVGAVRIVFSTDHLTYRLWTIWGFRAALAVLVLAAAAFIGVFAARRLTAPLRQLNEMASKMSDGDLTARSPVTGPQETQTLARTLNQAGERLDTLIASQRIFVADASHQLRTPLTALRLSLDNIADGVDDEFVREDVEQATAEVVRMSRLVNGLLVLARAEAKVTAAEPLSLRDVIQERLDVWRPAADERGVTITLRGSADGRPLVLASPGHLDQVLDNVLSNALEVSPDGATITVSVETRGDEVVLSVLDEGPGMSDAEKSRAFDRFWRGQGLTGKSGSGLGLAVVKQLVTDDNGTVALKDAPGGGLCVALTLRAARHGGG
- a CDS encoding SgcJ/EcaC family oxidoreductase, whose product is MTRKNRIRAAIVTATALVTAGTVTAGVSMAGAEAAPKKPSKKEIAALFDGWNKALQTGDSKKVADRYAKDAVLLPTVSNRIRTNRAGIVDYFDHFLENKPVGKKTKTIINVLDGDSAIDTGSYVFTLTDPKTGKKRAVEARYTYEYEKRNGVWKIVNHHSSAMPEG
- a CDS encoding alpha/beta hydrolase, producing MSEVLLSESFRSASGAVRWGTAGEAGQEPVVLCHGTPFSSYVWRGIAQTLADTGRYQVFVWDMPGYGESDMHTGQDVSLAAQGRVLADLLKWWGLGEPLVVAHDFGGAVALRAHLLHGARYRALALVDPVALAPWGSPSFRLLGRHADVFEQLPPALHRALVREYVSSASGPGLHPAVLDRLVQPWLGEHGQPAFYRQIAQADQAHTDEIQDRYGEIGLPALVCWGEDDRWIPLAKGRELADRIPGARFVPIAGAGHLVQEDAPAELAGALLAFLGTVA
- a CDS encoding M56 family metallopeptidase, whose amino-acid sequence is MTVLLLLLVAVALTAAVVGPRALLRARWPEREPVVALWTWQCLVAAALLSCLAALVLGAAAVFETVRTHAFAPAPPAVTAAYDLTAAPPWTAVLTLVLALGAAWSGAMLARELVEARRRRRLRRAHLRERAPDLPAGLPQAKGPLLVLEDEYPDAWLMPGAPPRLVVTTGALGKLSDRQLDAVLAHELGHARARHDWLLHLSTALATGFPRIPLFAHFADQTHRLVELAADDTASRRCGHLTTALALIELNQHRGVLSCSNTRRLLGDRVERLLEPPPRLDRTRRAATTTAAALLALLPLLIAFAPALGTL